A window from Cryptomeria japonica chromosome 1, Sugi_1.0, whole genome shotgun sequence encodes these proteins:
- the LOC131028298 gene encoding ethylene-responsive transcription factor ABI4 produces MTCSFSSTTSIPQDYIGAGGEERMKRRKNLVGVRQRPSGRWVAEIKDTKKKIRMWLGTFETAEEAARAYDEAACLLRGFDTKTNLVPSVLRNYNPALASRIANLLNHRNDSFAPVSEPKEQLMPKSCSRSPQFQAVLVPDNGGALNLLGHGIENQGKFKEGGNGSARFLEYLWPMNLQLPAVNQMLVPAIDDRASAHVDYFRSDDLDSFSSQPNSSPAVPSGAWNRTGEEIQAQFMPDNGASPNALNQGTAIQEKLRKGKMGL; encoded by the coding sequence AtgacttgttctttctcatctacCACTTCTATTCCCCAAGATTACATAGGAGCTGGTGGTGAAgagaggatgaagagaagaaagaatCTGGTGGGAGTGAGGCAGAGGCCTTCTGGAAGATGGGTTGCTGAGATCAAAGACACAAAGAAGAAGATCAGAATGTGGTTGGGCACTTTTGAGACTGCAGAGGAAGCTGCCCGGGCATATGATGAGGCAGCATGCCTGCTCAGGGGATTCGACACCAAAACCAATTTGGTACCTAGTGTTCTCAGGAATTATAATCCTGCCCTAGCTTCCAGAATAGCAAATCTTCTCAACCACAGGAATGATTCTTTTGCTCCTGTGTCTGAACCCAAAGAGCAATTGATGCCTAAATCCTGCTCAAGAAGCCCACAATTCCAAGCCGTGTTAGTGCCTGATAATGGTGGTGCTCTGAATCTTTTGGGTCATGGGATTGAAAATCAGGGGAAATTTAAGGAAGGGGGAAATGGGTCAGCGAGATTTTTAGAGTATTTGTGGCCCATGAATTTGCAGCTGCCTGCTGTGAATCAGATGTTAGTTCCTGCCATAGATGACAGGGCTTCTGCGCATGTAGATTACTTTAGGTCTGATGATTTAGATTCATTCAGTAGTCAACCTAATTCTTCTCCTGCAGTTCCTTCTGGGGCATGGAATAGAACTGGAGAAGAAATTCAAGCCCAGTTCATGCCTGATAATGGTGCTTCTCCTAATGCTTTGAATCAGGGGACTGCAATTCAGGAGAAATTAAGGAAGGGGAAAATGGGTCTGTGA